The Blastocatellia bacterium genome window below encodes:
- a CDS encoding glycosyl hydrolase — MLGRVKLFMFIAVLAVAPCSTLAQAETPKQETIGYDSETFAGLDARNIGPAVMSGRIAALDAIVEKGRLTIYVGSASGGVWKSVNGGTTFKPVFDKHTQSIGAVAIDRRNPKIVWVGTGESWVRNSVSVGTGVYKTTDGGETWQFVGLKDSERIASIVIDPNDSQTVYVAATGALWNAHPERGVFKTSDGGKTWKKVLYVNEDTGCASLAIDPQDGKILYAAMWQFRRKAYTFTSGGPGSGLYKSVDGGETWRKLTKGLPEGDLGRIGIAVAPSRPSVLYAAVEAKQSGFFRSDDLGETWTRVNSGQNVIGRPFYFAYVVVDPNDYNRVYKPDFSLAVSNDGGKTFSTIGGSVHSDWHALWVNPANSDHLIAGTDGGLYISEDRGNHWRFVQNLPLSQFYRVSYDMQQPYNVYGGLQDNSSWYGPSRAISGIQNRHWRSVYGGDGFWVFVDPTDEDYIYAEYQGGQLARINRHTLETKRIKPLPEAGEPKFRFNWNAPIHFSQHQRGTLYFGAQYLFRSKDRGDSWERISPDLTTNDPEKQKQEESGGLTIDNSTAENHCTIYTISESPRNGNIIWVGTDDGNLQITRDGGKTWRNVVGNVPGLPPHTWVSWVEASRFDEATAYATFDGHMNGDMKTYVYKTTDYGATWQSLTSGELSGYAHVIREDLVVKGLLFLGTEFGLFISLDGGRQWARFTGGNFPPVAVRDIAIHPRESDLILATHGRGIWIIDDITPLRALTPELLAQEATFVDARPSVMTIPASEFGFYGDAEFTGRSAPENAVITYYQKKRHIFGDLKFEIYDSSGRLISTIAGNKRRGLNRVEWPMRLKPPKVPPAAGLVPNFFSLVGPRVLDGVYTVKMIKDKQTYTTQLTLVPDPRSTHSREDRLAQYELVMKLYDLLGRLTYVVETITQAREQARERANKLPATDPLRKRLEELTKSVEAIRAKLVATREGGGITGEQKLRERLGDLYGNVNGYEGRPTQSQVRHAAALEKELDAVVAEFDAVITKELLPINAALEKKKLDPIKLMTKAEWENQQEK; from the coding sequence ATGTTGGGTAGAGTCAAACTCTTCATGTTCATCGCCGTGTTAGCGGTTGCTCCGTGCTCAACGCTGGCACAAGCGGAAACTCCCAAGCAAGAAACTATTGGGTACGACTCAGAAACGTTTGCCGGACTCGACGCACGTAACATCGGCCCGGCCGTGATGAGTGGACGGATTGCCGCCTTGGACGCGATCGTTGAAAAAGGCCGATTGACGATCTACGTTGGGTCAGCCAGCGGCGGTGTGTGGAAGTCGGTTAACGGCGGCACAACATTCAAGCCGGTATTCGACAAGCACACGCAATCCATCGGCGCCGTGGCGATTGACCGGCGCAATCCCAAGATCGTATGGGTTGGCACCGGCGAGTCATGGGTGCGCAATAGCGTCTCGGTCGGCACAGGCGTGTATAAAACAACTGATGGCGGCGAGACGTGGCAGTTCGTCGGGTTGAAGGATTCGGAACGAATCGCCAGCATTGTCATTGACCCTAACGATAGCCAGACGGTCTACGTGGCAGCTACGGGAGCGCTGTGGAACGCTCATCCGGAACGCGGCGTGTTCAAAACGAGCGATGGCGGCAAGACATGGAAGAAAGTGCTCTATGTTAACGAAGACACCGGGTGCGCATCATTGGCGATTGATCCACAAGATGGCAAAATCCTATATGCCGCGATGTGGCAATTTCGACGCAAGGCATACACGTTCACTTCGGGCGGGCCCGGCAGTGGACTCTACAAAAGCGTGGATGGCGGCGAGACGTGGAGGAAATTGACGAAGGGATTGCCGGAAGGCGATCTGGGCCGAATCGGCATCGCCGTAGCGCCCTCTCGCCCCAGCGTCTTGTATGCCGCCGTCGAGGCCAAACAGAGCGGCTTCTTTCGCTCCGATGATTTGGGTGAGACATGGACGCGCGTCAATTCTGGACAGAACGTTATCGGGCGGCCATTCTACTTCGCGTATGTGGTGGTTGATCCCAACGATTACAATCGCGTTTACAAGCCCGATTTCAGCCTTGCCGTCAGCAATGATGGCGGCAAAACATTTAGCACGATTGGCGGCAGCGTGCACAGCGATTGGCACGCCTTGTGGGTGAACCCGGCCAATTCGGATCATCTGATTGCTGGCACTGATGGCGGATTGTATATCTCTGAAGATCGCGGCAATCACTGGCGATTCGTGCAGAACCTGCCGCTGTCGCAGTTCTATCGTGTCAGCTACGACATGCAACAGCCTTACAACGTCTACGGCGGCTTGCAGGATAACAGCTCATGGTATGGACCGTCGCGAGCGATTAGCGGGATTCAGAATCGTCACTGGAGAAGCGTCTACGGCGGCGATGGCTTCTGGGTGTTCGTTGATCCCACCGATGAGGATTATATCTACGCTGAATATCAAGGCGGGCAACTGGCGCGGATCAACCGACACACGCTGGAGACCAAACGGATCAAGCCGTTGCCTGAAGCCGGCGAGCCGAAGTTTCGCTTCAACTGGAATGCGCCGATCCATTTCAGCCAGCATCAACGCGGCACGCTCTACTTCGGTGCGCAGTACCTCTTCCGCTCCAAAGATCGAGGCGATTCCTGGGAACGCATCTCGCCCGATTTGACGACGAACGATCCGGAGAAACAAAAACAAGAAGAGTCCGGCGGACTGACCATTGATAATTCGACAGCAGAAAATCATTGCACTATTTATACAATCAGTGAGTCACCCAGGAATGGCAACATCATCTGGGTGGGAACAGACGATGGGAATCTGCAAATCACGCGCGATGGGGGGAAAACCTGGCGAAATGTCGTGGGCAACGTGCCCGGCTTGCCACCGCACACCTGGGTATCGTGGGTCGAGGCCAGCCGCTTTGACGAAGCCACAGCCTATGCAACATTCGACGGCCACATGAACGGTGACATGAAAACCTATGTGTACAAAACCACCGACTATGGGGCAACCTGGCAATCACTGACGAGCGGGGAGCTGAGCGGCTATGCGCACGTCATCCGAGAAGACTTGGTGGTCAAAGGCCTGTTATTTCTCGGCACGGAGTTCGGTTTGTTTATCTCGCTTGACGGTGGTCGGCAGTGGGCGCGGTTCACCGGCGGCAATTTTCCGCCCGTGGCCGTGCGCGACATCGCCATTCATCCACGCGAATCGGACCTGATCCTGGCTACGCATGGTCGAGGCATCTGGATCATTGATGACATCACCCCGTTGCGCGCGTTGACGCCAGAGCTGTTGGCGCAAGAGGCTACGTTCGTTGACGCGCGGCCGTCGGTCATGACGATCCCGGCTTCCGAATTCGGCTTCTATGGCGATGCTGAGTTCACGGGCCGTTCTGCTCCTGAAAACGCCGTCATCACCTACTACCAGAAAAAACGGCATATCTTCGGCGACCTGAAATTCGAAATCTATGACTCATCAGGGCGGTTGATCTCAACGATTGCCGGTAATAAGCGGCGTGGGTTGAATCGCGTCGAGTGGCCGATGCGATTGAAGCCGCCAAAAGTGCCGCCTGCTGCCGGCCTTGTGCCGAACTTCTTCTCGCTGGTCGGCCCGCGCGTGCTCGATGGCGTTTACACCGTCAAGATGATCAAAGACAAACAGACCTACACAACCCAGTTGACACTTGTGCCCGACCCGCGCTCGACGCACAGTCGAGAAGACCGCCTGGCACAGTATGAGTTGGTGATGAAACTTTACGACCTGCTAGGCCGACTCACCTATGTTGTCGAAACTATCACGCAGGCGCGCGAGCAAGCCCGCGAGCGTGCAAACAAGCTGCCGGCGACGGACCCGCTGCGAAAACGCTTAGAAGAATTGACCAAATCGGTGGAAGCGATCCGCGCCAAACTGGTAGCCACCAGGGAAGGCGGCGGCATCACGGGCGAGCAAAAACTGCGAGAACGTCTGGGCGATCTGTATGGCAACGTCAATGGCTATGAAGGACGTCCCACGCAATCGCAGGTCAGGCATGCGGCAGCCTTGGAGAAAGAGCTGGACGCCGTTGTGGCTGAGTTTGACGCCGTGATCACAAAGGAACTGTTGCCGATTAACGCGGCACTGGAAAAGAAAAAACTCGACCCCATCAAGCTGATGACCAAAGCTGAATGGGAGAACCAACAGGAGAAGTGA